The Erwinia billingiae Eb661 nucleotide sequence CAGTCGACCGATGACCCTCTCCCCTCTTCTCAGGTGAAGATGTGTCCCGTAATTTTGCCAGGCAGAAGTGAACACGTAAGTGAAACTATGATGAACAATGAATTAACACTGGAACTGAGCTCGGTACTGAATGTGTCCTGCACCCGCAGCGGCGTCCATTGCCAGAGTAAGAAGCGGGCGCTGGAAATCATCAGCGAGCTGGCGGCTAAACAGCTTAACCTTCCGCACCAGACCATCTTCGAAGCGATTCTGACCCGTGAACGTATGGGCAGTACCGGAATTGGTAATGGTATCGCGATCCCGCATGGCAAGCTGGTAGAAGACACCCTGCGTGCGGTGGGCGTTTTTATCCGCCTCGATCAGCCGATCGCTTTTGATGCCATTGATAATCAACCGGTAGATCTGCTTTTCGCCTTACTGGTACCTGCCGATCAGTGCAAAACGCATTTGCATACGCTGTCGCTGGTTGCCAAACGTCTGGCGGATAAAACCGTATGTCGCCGCCTGCGTGCTGCGCAGACTGATGAAGAGCTTTACGAGATCATGGCTGAGACTCCTGAGGAGAGCCACTGATCATACCGGGCGTGGAAGCCCCGGCCCATTTTAAGCATGTGGGTTATTCTGGCGGCCTTAGCAGCCAGGGCTGAATACCCTCAAACAGGCAAATTCAGGAGAACAAGTCATGGTGCTGATGATTGTCAGCGGTCGATCGGGATCGGGTAAGTCTGTCGCCTTGAGAGCACTGGAGGATATGGGCTTTTACTGCGTGGATAACTTACCCGTGGTTTTACTGCCTGAACTGGCCAATTCTCTGGCCGACCGCAACATGTCTGCTGCGGTCAGCATCGACGTGCGCAATATGCCTGAGTCACCAGAAGTGTTCGAAAAAGCCCTGACCAGCCTGCCGGACAGCTTTTCTCCTCAACTGCTGTTTCTCGATGCCGACCGCAACACGCTGATCCGTCGCTATAGCGATACTCGCCGCCTGCACCCTCTTTCCAGCAAGAATTTATCGCTGGAGAGCGCCATTGACGAAGAGAATGAGCTGCTGGAACCGCTGCGCTCTCGCGCAGACCTGATTGTTGATACCTCCGAGATGTCGGTGCACGAGTTGGCCGAGATGCTGCGGACGCGCTTACTGGGTAAACGCGAGCGCGAGCTGACGATGGTTTTCGAATCCTTCGGCTATAAGCACGGTATTCCTATTGATGCTGACTACGTCTTCGATGTGCGCTTTTTGCCGAATCCCCATTGGGATCCCAAACTGCGTCCGATGACCGGCCTGGATCGCCCGGTAGCGGCATTTCTCGACCGCCATACGGAAGTGCATAACTTCATTTATCAGACCCGAAGCTATCTGGAATTGTGGTTGCCGATGCTGGAAACCAACAACCGCAGCTATCTTACTGTTGCCATCGGTTGTACCGGGGGTAAACACCGTTCCGTCTATATCGCTGAACAGCTGGCTGACTATTTCCGCTCTCGCGGTAAAAATGTCCAGTCCCGTCATCGCACGCTGGAAAAACGTAAATCATGACTGTCAGGCAAACCGTTGAGATCAAAAATAAGCTGGGAATGCACGCGCGCCCGGCCATGAAGCTTTTCGAACTGGTGCAGAGTTTTGATGCGGAAGTGTTACTGCGTAATGAGAGTGGCACTGAAGCGGAGGCCAGCAGCGTGATAGCGCTGCTGATGCTGGATTCAGCCAAGGGCGGCCATATTGAAATTGAAGCCTCTGGCCCGGAAGAAGAGAAGGCGCTGAGTGCGGTAATTGAGCTTTTTAACGCCGGTTTCGACGAAGATTAACCGTTTTATCCCAGGCATAATCACCGATTATGCCTGGGAAAACGTTCTCACATCAGCTTATGTTCGCGTAAAAATCCCTCTCCCCCAAGCTGCCTCATCTGGCGCAAAATCCACTGCTGGCGCTGACGGATATAGCCTGACGGTGCATCGGCTTTAAAACGAATTGGATTCGGTAATACGGCCGCTAACAGCGCGGCTTCAGACATCGTCAGACGACTCGCCGGCTTATGGAAGTAGCGCTGAGAGGCTTCCTCAACGCCGAAAACGCCGTCACCAAACTCGGCCACATTCAGGTAAACGGTCAGAATACGTCTTTTGGTCCAGACGGTTTCAATTCCCACCGTCAGGCCCGCTTCTAAGCCTTTGCGTACCCAGCTTCTGCCATCCCATAAAAAGACGTTCTTGGCGGTCTGCTGAGACAGGGTCGATGCGCCGCGGATCCGCCCACCCTCTTCGTTATCCAGCACTGATTGAATGGCCTGCACATCAAAACCCCAGTGCGTCGGGAATTTCTGATCTTCAGAGGCCATTACCGCCAGCGGCATCCAGGGGGAAATGTCATCCATGCTGGTCCAGTCAGAGTGCGCGACATAACTAAAATTGCCGCTAAACCAGGCACCTAGCTGTCGTTCTACCATAACAGCGGAGAACGGTACCGGCAGAAATGAAAACAGTAAAATACCCGCAACCCACACGCCAATCACGGTCAAAAACGCGCGTAAAACCCACGTTTTGAGCAGTTGAAAACCCTTTTTGTTTCGTTTTTTCATACCATAATATCCATGACTATCTTATCAATTCCTGTAAGAGGATAGCTGTATGACACTTTTCTTCTTAAACAAGAACCTGACGCTAACATTGCCAACAAAAGGCGCTTTTAAGGGATAAAGCCCGGCCAGAATTAAAATGTCCTAGCCGCTTCAACCACTTCCGCACTTCAGGAATCGGTTCCATAGAACAAACGAACGTAAAACATCCTCAGGAACATCAGTTAAGCGGTCCGAATCAGTTGATAAAAAAAGATTCGCATAGCTTATAAATTTCTTACCTAAGCATTTGCAAAACAGGTCGGAAGCAGCCCAAAACCCTGAGAAGATTCTGAATAGGGGCTTTTACTGGGCTAACAAGATAAGCGCTTCATCCAGATCGCAAAAGTTATTAAATGCGCCTTCATTAATCGGTAAAAACTTCCAATTGCGCTTTTATCATTCGCCCTGTAAACGGTTTCATTCCCGAGACCGTAATCTCACAAAAAGAATATGTTATACAGAGAGTTAAACTTTTCAGCAGTCTGACCATTTTTGATTAGCAGCGTTGCTAGCGCGCCGACGTGCTGGCTACACCACCACGTCAATCGGATTCCCGAAAAAATCGCCACATTCGTTTAAAAAACCACCAATTCAAAGCAAAAAATCATTTCCAGCTTGACTGTGTTATCAAATTAATGTTTTCTGTCTTAAATCGCTGCTCAACATCACACATTTTAATGAATCTGGTAACATGTGATGTAAGATTTGCTAAGGTAGTTCCTGAGCGTTTTACCCAATACCGCGCCTGTGCTTTTAAACTCTTCTTCTAAGAATAGCGCAAGGTTACCCATTTCCCTGGTGTTGGCGCAGTATTCGCGCACCCCGGCCTCGGTCGGGGTCATTTTTTTCCAGCGTCCGAAACCCATTCCCGTAACACGTCCACGTCGTTCCGCCACTCTTGCTTCAGCTCGTCAATCCATTCCTGAACGTTGTCCCACCAGGCTGGCAGCTCCGGACTTTGAATCTGTTTCGCCAACTGCTGTAAATGTACCAACCCCACAGAACCTGCCGCGCCTTTAATCTTGTGCCCCTCTTCCGCTATCCCTTTCTGATCGCGCGCCATCATGTTGGAGTCCAGCACGTCCAGATAGCCCGGCATCATCTGCTCGAACATCTCCATGCTCTGGTAAATCAACTGCGGGCCCACCAGCTCGATATATTGCTCAAGCATGGTGACGTCCAGTAATCCCAGTTTCTTCTCGTCCACTTTTCTTTCCTCGGCTTCATCTTGCTGAAAGTCCCAGTATTTTTTGATAATGGCGGTCAGCGCCGGCACGGCCAGCGGTTTGCTCAGCACGTCATCCATCCCGGCATCCAGATACTCTTTTTTGTCCTTGAGCACGTTGGCGGTCAACGCGACCAGCGGCGGCAAATGTTGCTTGCCATGACGCTGATGGATCTCACGGGCGACATCCAGGCCCGTCATATCCGGAAGCTGAATATCGAGCAACACCAAATCAAACTCTTCAGGGTCGAACATGGCGAGTGCTTCTTCACCCGTCATCGCCACCTCAACGCTGTTACCGAGCTTTTCCAGCACCGAGCGGGCAACCACCACGTTAAGCTCGATGTCTTCAACCAGCAGCACGTGAAGCGCAGGAAGCGGCATATCATCCGCTGGCTGCTGATCTTCCGGCTGCTCAGCGATACGTGGGGCATTCACCGTCAGGGTAAAGCAGGAACCTGTGCCAGGCGCGCTGTGAACCGTAATATCACCGCCCATGCTCTGTGCCAGCCGGCGTGAAACGGCCAGGCCAATCCCGGTCCCGGTGGCAGGCTTGCCGCCATGCTGGTCTTTCACCTGGTAATACATGGCAAAAATCTTGTCCTGCTCGTCCTGCGGGATCCCCATACCGGAGTCTTCCACTTCGAAGCGCAGGCAGTCTTCGCCCAGATACGCCACGCGAACAATAATGCTGCCCTTCTGGGTGAACTTCACCGCATTGCCGATCAGGTTCCACAGGATCTGCCGCAGGCGCGTGCCATCGGTCATGATTTTGTGAGGCAGCGGCAGTTGCGGGTCGAGCACAAACTTCAGTTCTTTCGGCTGGGCCAGCAGCCCGGAGAGGTTTTCCAGATCGGCAAGGAAGCCGGTAAAATCCACCGGCTGAATATCCAGCTGGACCTTACGCCGCTCGATTTTGTCCATCTCGATCACATCGTTAAAGATATTGCCGAGGGTGATTGCCGACACGTGGATGGTTTTCAGGTATTTGAGCTGCTCCTGATTTAAATCGGTATCCAGCAAAATACGGCTCAGGCCGACGATGCCATTAAGCGGCGTACGAAGCTCGTGGCTGATTGTGGAGATAAATGTGGTCTTTTCCCTGCTGGCATTCTCTAAAGCGTCCTGGTAGCGCTTACGTTCCGTTATGTCGCGTCCGAAGCCCATCAGCCCACTGCGTTTACCAATGCGGTCGTAATAAGGCACCTTACGAATTTCGAAGCAGGCTTTGCGCCCATCCGGATACTGCAACCACTGCTCGTAAGTTAACGACACGTTGTGACGGAAGACTTTATCGTCAGTCTCCAATACCTTAGTGGCGGCATCTTCGTCGTACACATCGCGCGGCGTCAGCCCAATCAGTTGCTTTTCGCTTTTTCCCGTCAGCAATTCCATCGCGCGGTTACAGCCCGAGAACTGTTGATCAATGTTGCGATAGAAGACCAGGTCGGGTGATGCATCCAGGAATGAGCGCAGGAAGGAGGATTGTTGCTCAAGTTCGATCTGCGCTTCCTCGCGCCGGGCCATCTCTTCCTTCAGCTTGGCCATCACCTGCAAACGCGCCTCTTCAGCTTTGATACGGTCAGCAATTTCGTGATTCAGCTGGGTGATGTTTTCTTTCATCTGCTGATTCAGCTCAAGATCGCGGTGACGCATCTCTTCCAGCTTATCGACCAGCCGCGACAGGCGCTGCCTCGACTCCTCAAGCTGCTCAACGACGACTGAGAGAAAATAGACCGCCCACGGCGTAATCAACAGGCCAAAAAACACCGATCGAACCATATCGATACTTTCGACATGACCGCGCAATACCATGGTGACCGCCATCTGAACGATCATCGCCAGGACCACCAGCGCTGAAGCCAGCAACAATGAGAAGCGGACCAGTCCCAGCTTGACCATCAGGTCGACATAATATTGTGCTAAGAGACGAATTTGTTTCATAAAAGATTCCTTCCGGGCCAATAGCCCCAATCATACCGTAAAAGCTTAAAAGACCCACGTAAGCTGTACAAAGCATCAGCGCACCAGCCTGGTGCAGCACCCGCGCTGAATGACTGCTTACGCACTCACTTATTCAAAGAAATAAACGGACCTTAACGGATTTCTGCTACGGCACGCGGTTAAACAAGCCCGGCACGATCGCCTTACTTCGACCTGGTTGAGAGCGGTTGTGGCGAATTGTTAAGGAGGACTTTCACCTGCACGTTTGGCATAAAATAGCGATCGCTTATCTGCCTGCAAGCTGCGTCTTTGCTGGATCCACAGCATAAAAACCGCCTGCCTGAAAATAAACCTGTCGTCGCCCAAATCTTTTGTCATCTTTCTGTCACCCTGAGGCTGGACGCTTTATTGAACTGCATAATCCGCTGGTCGGTCCTTCTGCAGCTTTTCCTCACTGAACTGGCTAATTCATAGTGATAGTGAGATCTTTGCGCTCTTAACCCATTACCCTATCGAATAACAATTCACATTAAGTGAGAACTTACTCATTGCGATGATGATTAATTTTACTAATGATGGGCGGCTGTTTAATTCAAATAAGCGTACGGGATAAAAACAGTATTTTTCAGTAAATAGCGTATAATTGTCAGAACATTCTCCTACCAATAACCCCAGCACCAGCATGGTGCAGAGATATGGCGCCTGCACTACAGTGAGACAGCTCACACTTATTGCGGTCTTTGCCTTGCAGGGTTTAGTAGAAAAAACGGCGACAAATCCTTACACATCAATAGCCTGAGCTGTCATAAGGTCGCAAAAGCCTCAGTAAGAACGCTATTTGACCTGAGTACGCTTTCCCGATAAGTTGGAAATCCGCTGGAAGCTTTCCCGACGGGCCAGTGTCTCGGCATATCTATGCAGCAAGAAGACTCCCTCGTGATGCAAGTTATCTCCCTTTAAGAGATTCGGAAATTTGAGAGCAGCCCCCTTCAAGGACGTCAGGAAAAAAGTCTGGAGAGGTAACGCTCGGGGTAACGGCGTCCGCATTAAGCGGTCAGGAAAAATGAGACAGAGCCTGAGAGAGACTCCTCAGATGCACTCTGTGCTTGAAACACTATAGGTAATGTCACAAAGAAGTTGAGGAGGCCTCCGATGTCCAACACAAAACCTTTTCCCTATGGCTTGTACGATCCTTCAAGAGACAGCGATAGCTGTGGCGTAGGTTTTCTGACGCGTAAGGACGGCGAGCAAACTCATGAGATCCTGCAGATGGCCCATAGCGCCTTGTGCACGGTACCTCATCGCGGGGGTATGTCGGCGGAAGGCGTCGGTGACGGTGCTGGCGTCAACGTGGACATCTCTTTGCACTTCTTCCGCAAAATTACCGGCCAACAGCTTGAAGCGGGTCGCTTTGGCGTCGGCAACTTCTTCGTGCCTAAAGACGTTGAACTGCGTGCCAATGCGGAACGTCTGGTTGAAGATACGCTTGCAGCCTATGGCCTGCCTGTTCTGCTGAAGCGCGACCTGCCACTCGATGGTAGCGTGCTGCGTCCTGCTGCGCTCTCTTTCCAGTTGCCTATCGTCCAGTGGGTGTTTACTGCCCCGCAGGATGTCGACACGCAAAACGAATTCGAAAAACGTATCTACCGTGCCTTGCTGGACATCGAAGCGCGCGCCTTTACCGAAAGTCAGTTTGGCGGGCTCTATCCGCTGTCGCTTTCTTCGCGCACGCAGGTTCTGAAGGCCCGTCTGAATTCCAATGAAGTGATCCCTTACTTCAAGGATCTGACCGATCCGGATCATCAGGTGCGTGGGTTGTTCTTCCATACCCGCTTCTCAACCAACACCGATCCGCACACCACCATGGCGCAGCCTTTCCGGCTGATGGCCCACAACGGCGAGCTGAACACCGACCGTAAAAACCGTATTGCTGAGTCTGCGCTGGCGCTGGCTCGCGGCAAGAAAATTGTTCGCCCGAAAGGACAGTCCGACAGCTCGCGTCTGGATCAGAGTATCCAGAGCCGCCTGATGGAAGATAACCTCGACCTGATCAATGCCGTGGTGTCGATGATGCCGCCGGCGTGGGAAAACGATCTCACCCTGTCGACCGAAGTCCGTGCGATGCTGGAGTACTTCTCTTTATATGAAGAGAAAAACGATGGCCCGGCCGCGCTGATCTTTGGTAACGGTGAAGTGATTGGCGCGCGTCTGGACCGTCTGGGCCTGCGCCCACTGCGCTCTGTGGAAACCGCCGAGTATATCGGTGCGATGTCAGAAGCCGGTCAGATCGCCTTCCCCCCGGAAAGCGTATTACGCCGTGGCCGTATCGAAGCGGGCGGCATGCTGTATTACGATCACAGCGAAAAGCGCAGCTACACCACGCTGGAAGCGCTGGAAAAACTGGCGGCTGAAAAAGATTACCCGGCACTGGTTGAACAGGCCCGTGTCATGCTGGAAGAATTGCCTGTGGTTCCTGCTGAAGAGCAAGGTTCACCGCTGCGCTACAGTGGTGACCTGAAAACTTATCAACGGTTTGTGGCTTACTACTACAACCAGGAAAGCTTCAAATTCATGATGGACCCGATGCTGAACACCGGCGCAGAGAAAATTTCTGCCATGGGTTACGGCAACGCGATCAACGGTCTGTCCGATCATGAAGGCGGGATGGCGCACTACTTCTCTCAGCGCTTTGCTCAGGTAACTAACCCACCGTTAGACTCAATCCGTGAAGTTGACGGCATGACCTTGCGCGTTGCGCTGGGTGCTAAGCCGCATCTTGGCCGCAGCAAAGGCCGTCAGATTATCGTGCCGACCCCGATCCTGACGCATCTGGATATGCTGCAGCTGCGTGAACAGAATGTCGCCCCTTATGCGCGTTTCGATATGCTTTACATCCCGGTGGTGGGCACAGAGCCACAGAACCGTATCGACAATGCCAACGCCCTGGAAAAAGCCATTGATGACCTTGCTCAGCAGGTTGTCGACTTTGCCCGTGAGCAAGGCGGTATCGCGGTTCTGACTGACCGTCATATCTCTTCTACCCGTGCCGGTATCCCGATGCTGTTGATGGTGTCTGCCATTAACCAGCGCCTGGTTCAGGAAGGCTTGCGTCTGGACGTTTCTCTGGTGGTTGAAAGCGGCCAGAGCATCTCCTCGCACCATATCGCGGCAACCCTCGGTTTCGGCGCGTCGGCCGTTTACCCTCTCGGCGTGCAGATGCGCGCAGAAGAAAAGTACGGCGAAGGCGAAGAAGGCAATAAAGCATTCAAACGCTATGCCAAAGCTGCTGAAAAAGCCCTGATGAAAACCATGGGTAAAGTCGGCCTTTGTACCGTTGAAAGCTACAGCTGCGGTGAGTTCTTCGAGCCAAACTTCCTTAATACCGACGATCCGGTACTGAGAAAGTACTTCCCGAACATTAAAACCCCGGTTGGCGGCGCTGGCTTTGCCACGATCGCGCAGATGGCCGTGGACTGGCACCAGAGCGCCCTGAAAATTCAGGGTGAGTCAGAAGTGCCGTTGTTGGGTCTGTTTAAAGAGCGTGCGGAAGGTGCCGGTCACTCCTACGGTACCATTGCTGTGCGTACCTTTATTGATATGACAGAGCAGCCGATCCGTTTTGCTGATAAGCCACGCGATGAAGATCAGTTCATCCGTTTGCTGACGCTGGCGAAACTGGATAATGCCTTCAATATCAAACCCAGCGCTTTTGCGGACACCAGCTTTGAACGTATCCCAAATGACGTGATTGATAACTTCACCATCACGCCGGACTATCGCGAATTCTCCAGCCTGATGCTGCAGGAACGTAAACGTCGCCCGGCGGCGCTGCGTGACATTCTGACCTTCCCGGCCGATCTGACCCACGTCGACAGCCAGGCAGAGTTTGCCCGTAAACTGGGTCGCTACTCGCTAACCAACAATGGTTTTGCGACCCGTGGTCTGGCATGTGAAGCCACCGAAGGCCGTGAAGGTCACTTCACGCTGCGCCTGACCGAAAGCATCGTTGGTCTGAAGCCAGAGAACGAGCGCCTTGCGGCACTGTTCAGCGCACTGAAAACCCGTTTCACCGATGAGATCGGCGAAAGTGAGATTGTGGCTGGTGGCCTGCAGCTTGCCGCAACCGGCAAAGCGGCTGAGTACCTGTCACGCATCTTCACCTCGGCCCCTTCTCTGCCGCTGAACGAAATTCAGCCTGCCAGCGAAATCACCCGCACCTTTGCTTCCGGTGCGATGAGCCACGGTGCGCTGGTTGCGCCGGCTCACGAAGCGGTGGCACACGGCACCAACATGGTTGGTGGCATGAGCAACTGTGGTGAGGGTGGCGAGCACTATTCCCGTCACGGCACTATCCGTGCATCACGCATTAAGCAGCTGGCTTCCGGTCGCTTTGGCGTGTGGGCTGCGTACCTTGCGGACCCGATGCTGGAAGAGCTGGAGATTAAAATCGGTCAGGGCGCGAAACCTGGCGAGGGCGGTCAGCTGCCTGCGGCGAAAGTCACGGTTGAAATTGCTGCGGCCCGTGGCGGTACGCCTGGCGTGGAGCTGGTTTCCCCTCCTCCGCACCACGACACCTACTCGATTGAGGATTTGGCGCAGTTGATCCACGACTGCAAGGCAGCTCGCGTGCGCGTCATCGTTAAACTGGTTTCCTCTGAAGGCATTGGCACCATCGCCGTCGGCGTGGCAAAAGCCGGTGCGGACGTTATCAACGTCGCGGGCAACACCGGTGGTACCGGTGCGGCTTCGGTTACCAGCCTGAAATACACCGGACGCGTGGCGGAAATCGGCATTGCCGAAGTGCATCAGGCGCTGTGCGCTAACGGCCTGCGTGAAAAAGTTCTGCTTCGCTGCTCCGGCGCGCAGCAAACGGGCAGCGACGTCGTGAAATCTGCCCTGTTGGGTGGCGACAGCTTCGAATTCGGCACCACCGCGCTGATGATGCTGAAATGCGTGATGGCAAAAAACTGTAACGTGAAATGCCCGGCCGGCCTGACCACCAATGCCGAAGCTTTTGATGGCGATCCCCGTCAGCTGGCGCAGTACTTTATGAACGTCGCGCATGAAGTGCGTGAGATTCTGGCGCGCCTTGGCCTGCGTTCGCTGCGTGAAGCGCGCGGTCGCTCTGACCTGCTGCACCTGATGGATCACCCACTGGAAGTCGGCAAGCTGGACTTCCGTGCCATGCTGACCGTGGTACCCGAACTGAAAATCGCCCGTCCAGTCTATCTGGAAAAAGATTTCGAGCTGGACAACGGCTGGGTCGATCAGCTGAAACTGGAGCTGGTCGATCAGGGCCAAACCGATATTCAGTTCGGCAATGGCATCACGCTGAACAACCGCAACAAGAGTGTTGGCGGACAGTTGGCCATCGATATCGAGCGCCTGTTGAACCACACGCTGGATGCTGCTCAGCTGAGCAAAATCCCTGCAGCATTGCTGGACGATCGCGGACGCCGTTATCTGGCACCCAATACCGTCAATATCTCTACCTCAGGATCGGCCGGTCAGTCCTTCGGCGTATTCTGCAACGACGGTATGCAGCTTAAGCATTACGGCACCTGTAACGATGGCGTTGGTAAAGGCCAGTGCGGTGGCGAAATTGTGGTGATGTCGCCTGGCGGCGGCTCGCAGGATGCTGAAGGCAACGTGTTGATCGGTAACTTCGCGCTGTTTGGTGCTACCGGTGGACGCCTGTTTGTCCAGGGCCAGGCGGGTGACCGCTTCGCAGTCCGTAACTCCGGCGCAACGGCCGTGGTTGAAGGCGTTGGCGATTTCTGCTGTGAATATATGACCAATGGCGCGATCCTGAACCTGGGCACTTACGGCACCGGTTTCGGTAACGGCATGAGCGGTGGCTTTGCTTACCAGTACGACCCGTACGGCACGCTGGCAGGTTCAGCAGCCGGAGACTCCGTGCTGTTTGGCTGCATCGCTGACGACAATGAAATGGCGCGCGTGCACAAGGACGCGGTGCTGACGATGCTGAACTGGCATCTGGAAGCGACCCATTCACCTCGTGCGGCCTGGCTGCTTGAGCACTGGGAAACCGAGTGCCAGCACTTTGTCTTTGTGATGCCGCGCTCCCTGCTGTTGTACCAGGAAAGCACCGAGATCCTGAAGGCCAAGACCCGTAAGGATCTGCTGGAAGAGCTTTCAACCGCGCTGGCAAGCCATCAGGTTGCCAAGTTCAAAGCGGCCTGGCGCAGCAAGAAAACGATTGCCAATGGGGTGGTACCTGAATACGGTGCAACTGACACGCAAGATATGTTTGTGCTGCTGAACAACTATACCGTGCTCAGCTTTGCACAGCAGCTGGCACTCTCCCGCCTGCCGAAAGGCACGCCGGTAGAAGATGCCGCGGTAGAAAAAGCCGTACGTAACCTGTTAATGACAGAGGACTTCGCACTGATCAGTAAGCTGCAGCGTCACGCACGTTCAGCAATTGAAAATTACAGTGATGATGAACTGGCCTGCCTGATTGCAGCCAAACGTATGGCCGACTACAAGGCTGCCCTGA carries:
- the ptsN gene encoding PTS IIA-like nitrogen regulatory protein PtsN codes for the protein MNNELTLELSSVLNVSCTRSGVHCQSKKRALEIISELAAKQLNLPHQTIFEAILTRERMGSTGIGNGIAIPHGKLVEDTLRAVGVFIRLDQPIAFDAIDNQPVDLLFALLVPADQCKTHLHTLSLVAKRLADKTVCRRLRAAQTDEELYEIMAETPEESH
- the rapZ gene encoding RNase adapter RapZ; this translates as MVLMIVSGRSGSGKSVALRALEDMGFYCVDNLPVVLLPELANSLADRNMSAAVSIDVRNMPESPEVFEKALTSLPDSFSPQLLFLDADRNTLIRRYSDTRRLHPLSSKNLSLESAIDEENELLEPLRSRADLIVDTSEMSVHELAEMLRTRLLGKRERELTMVFESFGYKHGIPIDADYVFDVRFLPNPHWDPKLRPMTGLDRPVAAFLDRHTEVHNFIYQTRSYLELWLPMLETNNRSYLTVAIGCTGGKHRSVYIAEQLADYFRSRGKNVQSRHRTLEKRKS
- the npr gene encoding PTS phosphocarrier protein NPr, whose protein sequence is MTVRQTVEIKNKLGMHARPAMKLFELVQSFDAEVLLRNESGTEAEASSVIALLMLDSAKGGHIEIEASGPEEEKALSAVIELFNAGFDED
- the mtgA gene encoding monofunctional biosynthetic peptidoglycan transglycosylase, which produces MKKRNKKGFQLLKTWVLRAFLTVIGVWVAGILLFSFLPVPFSAVMVERQLGAWFSGNFSYVAHSDWTSMDDISPWMPLAVMASEDQKFPTHWGFDVQAIQSVLDNEEGGRIRGASTLSQQTAKNVFLWDGRSWVRKGLEAGLTVGIETVWTKRRILTVYLNVAEFGDGVFGVEEASQRYFHKPASRLTMSEAALLAAVLPNPIRFKADAPSGYIRQRQQWILRQMRQLGGEGFLREHKLM
- the arcB gene encoding aerobic respiration two-component sensor histidine kinase ArcB, whose protein sequence is MKQIRLLAQYYVDLMVKLGLVRFSLLLASALVVLAMIVQMAVTMVLRGHVESIDMVRSVFFGLLITPWAVYFLSVVVEQLEESRQRLSRLVDKLEEMRHRDLELNQQMKENITQLNHEIADRIKAEEARLQVMAKLKEEMARREEAQIELEQQSSFLRSFLDASPDLVFYRNIDQQFSGCNRAMELLTGKSEKQLIGLTPRDVYDEDAATKVLETDDKVFRHNVSLTYEQWLQYPDGRKACFEIRKVPYYDRIGKRSGLMGFGRDITERKRYQDALENASREKTTFISTISHELRTPLNGIVGLSRILLDTDLNQEQLKYLKTIHVSAITLGNIFNDVIEMDKIERRKVQLDIQPVDFTGFLADLENLSGLLAQPKELKFVLDPQLPLPHKIMTDGTRLRQILWNLIGNAVKFTQKGSIIVRVAYLGEDCLRFEVEDSGMGIPQDEQDKIFAMYYQVKDQHGGKPATGTGIGLAVSRRLAQSMGGDITVHSAPGTGSCFTLTVNAPRIAEQPEDQQPADDMPLPALHVLLVEDIELNVVVARSVLEKLGNSVEVAMTGEEALAMFDPEEFDLVLLDIQLPDMTGLDVAREIHQRHGKQHLPPLVALTANVLKDKKEYLDAGMDDVLSKPLAVPALTAIIKKYWDFQQDEAEERKVDEKKLGLLDVTMLEQYIELVGPQLIYQSMEMFEQMMPGYLDVLDSNMMARDQKGIAEEGHKIKGAAGSVGLVHLQQLAKQIQSPELPAWWDNVQEWIDELKQEWRNDVDVLREWVSDAGKK